One Nitrospirota bacterium DNA segment encodes these proteins:
- the ileS gene encoding isoleucine--tRNA ligase, whose amino-acid sequence MPKDYKDTLNLPLTDFPMKANLAQKEPFLLRFWEEKEIYARIQEKNRKGTHYILHDGPPYANGHIHIGHALNKILKDIIVKYKSMKGFYAPYVPGWDCHGLPIELQVDKNLGDRKDTLDILEKRRLCKGYAAEFVDIQRDEFVRLGVFGDWQTPYLTMSNAYEGTIVREFCRFFENGYVYKGKKPVHWCPSCITALAEAEVEYGNKESPSIFVKFPLDEENIRRYFPELEGEKVSVLIWTTTPWTLPANLAVAFHPDFGYIAVRQDSETYLIAEGRQEALREKIGLGGNTVSRKTGKELEGMHVRHPFFGRHSVAVLGEFVSLEDGTGIVHIAPGHGEDDYETGLKYNLDIYAPVDKHGKFRFSGTEQDSSLQGKFVFKANAEIIGILKEHNALVMEEKITHSYPHCWRCKKPVIFRATAQWFISMDRKGLRQQALSEIGNATWIPKWGMDRIQGMVSNRPDWCISRQRAWGVPITVLRCDACEEFVSDHDVLSRIVALVEEQSADVWFMKNPEEFLPAGYVCRKCGSSSFSKETDILDVWFDSGVSHAAVMETDERLSWPADMYLEGSDQHRGWFQSSLLASVGTRGKAPYRTVLTHGFTVDGQGKKMSKSLGNVVAPQEVIKSNGAEILRLWVSAEDYRDDVRISKEILDRLTEAYRKIRNTCRFLLGNVYDFDGQDYRSDMLEIDRWAMSRLQSFTRKVVSAYDSFDFHEVFHSIYNFCVVDMSSFYLDVLKDRLYTFKSDSRERRAAQWVLSRILSTMTRLMAPILSFTAEEVWQNIRQKGENREQSKTGVVESVFLASFPEVNEEFHDPNLEKTWNDLFMLRNEVNKAIEIRRMERFLGNSLEARIVLRLPEQYKTPVAERKDFLATFFIVSSVALSGESNPDAFKSTEIEGLEISVEKASGTKCQRCWNWSEAVGTFADASDLCDRCHKVVFGKEAR is encoded by the coding sequence ATGCCAAAAGACTACAAGGATACCCTGAATCTTCCGCTGACAGATTTTCCCATGAAAGCCAATCTGGCACAGAAGGAGCCCTTTCTTCTCAGGTTCTGGGAGGAAAAGGAAATATACGCCAGAATCCAGGAAAAAAACAGGAAAGGCACGCACTACATTCTTCACGACGGCCCGCCATATGCAAACGGACATATCCATATCGGGCATGCCCTGAACAAGATACTCAAGGATATCATCGTGAAGTACAAATCGATGAAGGGTTTTTACGCTCCCTATGTGCCCGGCTGGGACTGCCACGGGCTCCCGATCGAACTCCAGGTTGACAAAAATCTCGGCGACAGGAAAGACACGCTTGATATCCTTGAAAAAAGAAGACTCTGCAAGGGATATGCAGCGGAATTCGTGGATATTCAGCGGGACGAATTCGTCAGGCTCGGGGTTTTCGGTGACTGGCAGACACCCTACCTGACCATGTCGAATGCATACGAGGGGACAATCGTAAGGGAATTCTGCCGTTTTTTCGAGAACGGATACGTCTATAAGGGGAAGAAACCCGTGCACTGGTGTCCTTCCTGCATTACCGCCCTTGCCGAGGCAGAGGTTGAGTACGGGAATAAAGAGTCCCCGTCAATATTCGTGAAATTCCCCCTTGATGAGGAAAATATCCGGCGATATTTCCCCGAACTGGAAGGGGAAAAGGTATCTGTACTGATATGGACAACCACTCCCTGGACCCTTCCTGCAAACCTTGCAGTGGCGTTTCATCCTGACTTCGGGTACATTGCCGTCAGGCAGGACAGCGAGACATATCTCATCGCAGAAGGAAGGCAGGAAGCCCTCAGGGAAAAAATCGGCCTTGGAGGGAATACCGTCTCAAGAAAAACCGGGAAAGAACTCGAGGGCATGCATGTTCGCCATCCTTTTTTCGGGAGACATTCCGTCGCAGTGCTCGGGGAATTCGTCTCACTCGAGGATGGAACCGGCATTGTCCACATTGCACCTGGGCATGGTGAAGACGACTATGAGACCGGGCTGAAATACAATCTCGATATCTATGCTCCCGTTGACAAGCATGGCAAGTTCAGGTTCAGCGGGACCGAACAGGACTCGTCCCTGCAGGGGAAGTTTGTGTTCAAGGCGAATGCGGAAATAATCGGAATCCTGAAAGAACACAATGCCCTTGTTATGGAAGAAAAGATCACACATTCATATCCCCATTGCTGGCGATGCAAAAAACCCGTCATTTTCCGGGCAACAGCGCAATGGTTCATCTCCATGGACAGGAAAGGGCTGAGGCAACAGGCTTTGTCGGAGATAGGAAACGCCACCTGGATTCCGAAATGGGGGATGGACAGAATTCAGGGGATGGTCTCCAACAGGCCTGACTGGTGTATCTCAAGGCAGAGGGCATGGGGGGTACCGATTACGGTGCTGAGATGTGATGCATGTGAGGAGTTTGTCTCAGACCATGATGTGTTATCACGCATTGTTGCCCTGGTGGAGGAACAGAGTGCCGATGTATGGTTTATGAAAAATCCCGAGGAATTCCTGCCCGCAGGATACGTGTGCAGGAAATGCGGCAGCTCATCCTTTTCGAAGGAAACGGACATCCTCGATGTCTGGTTCGACTCCGGTGTCAGCCACGCCGCTGTCATGGAGACAGACGAAAGGCTTTCCTGGCCTGCCGATATGTATCTTGAGGGGAGCGACCAGCACAGGGGATGGTTTCAGAGTTCCCTTCTCGCGTCTGTCGGAACCAGGGGGAAAGCCCCTTACAGGACTGTGCTTACCCACGGGTTCACGGTCGACGGTCAGGGCAAGAAGATGTCCAAATCCCTCGGAAACGTGGTCGCACCGCAGGAGGTCATTAAGAGCAACGGCGCGGAGATACTCCGCCTGTGGGTTTCAGCTGAGGATTACCGGGATGACGTAAGAATCTCGAAGGAGATACTCGACAGACTCACGGAGGCATACCGGAAAATCAGGAACACCTGCAGGTTTCTGCTGGGGAATGTATATGATTTCGACGGGCAGGATTACCGTTCAGACATGCTGGAGATTGACAGATGGGCAATGAGCAGGCTGCAGAGCTTCACCCGAAAAGTCGTATCCGCCTATGACAGCTTTGATTTTCACGAGGTATTCCACAGCATCTATAATTTTTGTGTTGTCGATATGAGCTCTTTTTATCTCGATGTCCTGAAGGACAGGCTCTATACATTCAAATCCGACTCACGGGAAAGACGTGCTGCCCAGTGGGTCCTGAGCCGGATACTGTCGACGATGACAAGGCTGATGGCCCCGATACTTTCGTTTACCGCAGAGGAGGTCTGGCAGAATATAAGGCAAAAGGGCGAAAATCGGGAACAGAGTAAAACAGGGGTTGTGGAATCGGTATTCCTCGCTTCATTCCCGGAGGTCAATGAAGAATTCCATGACCCGAACCTTGAGAAAACATGGAACGATCTGTTCATGCTGAGAAATGAGGTAAACAAGGCAATCGAGATCAGGAGGATGGAAAGATTCCTCGGCAATTCTCTCGAAGCACGGATCGTGCTCCGGCTTCCGGAACAATACAAAACCCCTGTTGCAGAGAGAAAAGACTTTCTCGCAACCTTTTTCATCGTCTCATCAGTAGCGCTCTCCGGGGAAAGCAATCCTGATGCTTTCAAAAGCACAGAGATCGAAGGACTCGAGATCAGTGTGGAAAAGGCCTCTGGCACAAAGTGCCAGAGATGCTGGAACTGGAGTGAGGCCGTCGGCACATTTGCAGATGCTTCCGACCTCTGCGACCGCTGTCATAAGGTCGTGTTCGGCAAAGAAGCACGTTGA
- the lspA gene encoding signal peptidase II: MKRNAYVFLIVVGIVVLDQVTKYWIASSMGPTDSIELFPFLHIVNVRNTGAAFGSFRELGSSFFIIVSGMAIVFVIYLLHKRLYNTIGLSLILGGAIGNLIDRIAYGQVVDFIDFSVGRFHWPAFNVADSSLTIGIGVIFLTSFLKKQPSPTQ; the protein is encoded by the coding sequence ATGAAAAGAAATGCATATGTTTTCCTGATTGTTGTTGGTATCGTGGTGCTCGATCAGGTCACCAAATACTGGATCGCCAGCTCCATGGGTCCGACCGATTCCATAGAGCTGTTCCCGTTCCTCCACATCGTCAATGTAAGGAACACCGGCGCCGCATTTGGGAGTTTCAGAGAACTCGGGAGCAGTTTCTTCATTATTGTTTCGGGAATGGCCATTGTCTTCGTGATATATCTTCTGCACAAAAGGCTCTATAATACCATTGGACTTTCCCTCATCCTTGGGGGAGCCATAGGCAATCTCATCGACAGGATCGCCTACGGCCAGGTTGTCGATTTTATCGATTTTTCTGTCGGCAGGTTTCACTGGCCTGCGTTCAATGTGGCGGACTCCTCCCTTACCATCGGTATCGGGGTGATCTTTCTGACTTCGTTTCTCAAAAAGCAGCCTTCGCCCACACAATAA
- a CDS encoding surface-adhesin E family protein, whose protein sequence is MKYTVSTLCLAMSLLVAAVTAGGAEWEYLGADKNGIPLFYDKKNITESDGIIKIFQKQAYPEEMLQRIGERFGARYADLKKIVNLVEIDCESRSTRTSSVTYYDAKDNIIETKQGDREWTSIPYAHASASNILYELSCPAEWTHITSSKEQDYFLNARRISSSTSDVTFWMKGVDRTTSLDTEKDKFTIRCNNGTYALRYHVKYAPDGTASTVKSYERLAEWSKIGNDTIIGFFRQVLCTDGLARKDIREHLNYLTQK, encoded by the coding sequence ATGAAATACACGGTATCCACACTGTGTCTTGCCATGAGTCTTTTGGTTGCTGCCGTCACTGCGGGTGGTGCGGAATGGGAATATCTTGGCGCAGACAAGAACGGGATTCCGCTTTTTTATGACAAAAAGAATATTACTGAATCTGACGGCATAATAAAAATCTTTCAGAAGCAGGCATATCCCGAAGAGATGCTGCAGCGGATAGGGGAAAGGTTTGGCGCCAGATACGCGGATTTGAAGAAGATCGTGAACCTGGTAGAAATAGACTGTGAAAGCAGAAGTACCAGAACCAGCTCCGTCACCTATTATGACGCAAAAGACAACATCATCGAAACAAAACAGGGAGATAGAGAGTGGACATCAATTCCGTATGCACATGCATCAGCATCAAACATCCTTTATGAACTCTCCTGTCCTGCCGAATGGACTCATATCACCTCGTCAAAGGAGCAGGATTATTTCCTGAATGCACGCAGAATCTCATCCAGCACCTCTGATGTGACATTCTGGATGAAAGGGGTTGACCGCACAACCTCACTGGACACGGAAAAGGACAAATTCACGATAAGATGCAATAACGGAACCTATGCCCTCAGGTACCACGTCAAATATGCCCCTGACGGCACGGCATCGACAGTAAAATCCTATGAACGTCTCGCAGAATGGTCAAAGATCGGCAATGATACAATAATCGGCTTTTTCCGGCAGGTCCTGTGCACTGATGGTCTCGCAAGGAAAGATATCAGGGAGCATCTGAACTATCTTACACAGAAATAG
- the lgt gene encoding prolipoprotein diacylglyceryl transferase, producing the protein MYPVLFKFGPLTVHTYGFLVALGFLIGLSFAVIQAKKEGVSSEKIIDLSFYLLLSAIIGSRLFFVFINFDHYLSKPLDIFKIWEGGLVFYGGVLLAIPTVLWYVKKHSLPFWSTADIFTPSIAIGHSFGRLGCFAAGCCYGKTAELLPWGVIFTDPECLAPTRLPLHPTQLYESAGEFVNFLVLLGLRRHKSFNGQLFMTYLLLYSVLRFTVEFFRGDISRGFIYSQLSVSQGISILLFLGGIAGFIILKHRNRRVTGNSP; encoded by the coding sequence ATGTATCCGGTCCTGTTCAAATTTGGCCCTCTTACAGTTCACACGTACGGCTTCCTCGTAGCGCTTGGCTTCCTCATCGGATTGAGCTTTGCCGTAATACAGGCAAAAAAGGAGGGGGTTTCCTCAGAGAAAATCATCGACCTCTCATTTTACCTGCTCCTTTCCGCAATAATCGGTTCAAGACTTTTTTTCGTCTTCATTAATTTCGACCACTATCTCAGCAAACCTCTTGACATATTCAAGATATGGGAAGGCGGCCTGGTCTTTTACGGCGGAGTGCTCCTCGCAATTCCCACCGTACTGTGGTACGTGAAAAAACACAGCCTCCCTTTCTGGAGTACTGCAGATATATTTACACCTTCAATTGCAATCGGACATTCCTTCGGGAGGCTCGGCTGCTTTGCTGCAGGCTGCTGCTACGGGAAGACCGCTGAACTGCTCCCGTGGGGAGTAATCTTTACCGACCCCGAATGTCTTGCACCCACCAGGCTTCCGCTGCACCCAACACAACTCTATGAGTCTGCAGGAGAGTTCGTCAACTTCCTTGTGCTTCTGGGCTTAAGGAGGCACAAGTCTTTCAATGGCCAGCTTTTCATGACCTACCTGCTCCTGTATTCCGTCCTGAGATTTACTGTCGAGTTTTTCAGGGGTGACATCAGCAGGGGATTCATCTATTCTCAACTTTCCGTTTCGCAGGGAATCAGTATTCTGCTGTTTCTTGGAGGCATTGCAGGCTTCATCATCCTGAAACACAGGAATCGCCGTGTCACGGGAAACAGCCCCTGA
- the pgi gene encoding glucose-6-phosphate isomerase: MLKKVNPLETAAWKKLQDHFILMKDKRMDAMFRESPERFSRFSLRFEDILLDYSKNIITDETLRLFLALAEEVHLREAIEKMFSGDAINETENRAVLHTALRNRANSPVYVNGNDVMPEVNRVLNQMEGFSELVLSGKWKGYAGKPVSDIVNIGIGGSDLGPVMVTEALKPYKMSRINAHFVSNIDATHITETLKNLSPETTLFMIASKTFTTQETMTNAHTARKWFLAAAKDEIHIQKHFVAISTNEEAVKDFGIDPAHMFRFWDWVGGRYSLWSAIGLSIACAVGFENFTELLEGAHAMDRHFRETPFEKNIPVILACIGIWYNNFFGAQTEAILPYDQYMHRFPAYFQQGNMESNGKSVGRDGHEIAHQSGPVIWGEPGTNGQHAFYQLLHQGTKLVPCDFIAPAISHNPSGDHHPTLLSNFFAQTEALMKGRSEDEVVGELRRAGKSEEEIRRLAPFMVFKGNRPSNSILCKKLTPRTLGSLIAMYEHKIFVQGVVWNIFSFDQWGVELGKQLAAKILPELGNDDPVSSHDPSTNGLINAFKEMRRKA; encoded by the coding sequence ATGCTTAAGAAAGTGAATCCGCTCGAAACAGCCGCATGGAAGAAGCTCCAGGACCACTTCATCCTCATGAAAGATAAAAGGATGGATGCAATGTTCCGTGAATCTCCCGAACGGTTTTCCAGGTTTTCCCTCCGGTTTGAAGACATCCTGCTTGACTACTCAAAAAATATCATCACCGACGAAACCCTCCGGCTTTTTCTTGCGCTGGCCGAAGAAGTGCACCTCCGGGAAGCGATCGAGAAAATGTTCTCCGGAGATGCGATAAACGAAACCGAAAACCGTGCAGTGCTGCATACCGCGCTCAGGAACCGTGCAAACTCGCCGGTGTATGTAAACGGCAATGACGTCATGCCCGAAGTGAACCGGGTGCTGAACCAAATGGAGGGCTTTTCAGAACTGGTTCTCTCAGGGAAATGGAAGGGCTATGCCGGAAAACCTGTTTCGGATATCGTGAACATCGGTATCGGCGGCTCTGACCTCGGACCGGTGATGGTCACCGAAGCCCTGAAACCGTATAAAATGTCCCGTATCAATGCGCACTTTGTTTCGAACATAGACGCCACGCATATCACTGAAACCCTGAAAAACCTGTCACCCGAAACGACATTGTTCATGATTGCCTCAAAGACGTTTACCACACAGGAGACCATGACAAACGCACACACCGCACGAAAATGGTTTCTCGCCGCCGCAAAGGATGAAATCCATATACAGAAACATTTTGTGGCGATATCCACCAATGAGGAAGCGGTGAAGGATTTCGGGATCGATCCCGCTCACATGTTCCGCTTCTGGGACTGGGTCGGTGGAAGATATTCCCTCTGGTCCGCCATAGGGCTCTCGATCGCCTGTGCTGTCGGCTTCGAGAACTTCACTGAACTGCTTGAAGGCGCGCACGCAATGGACAGGCATTTCAGAGAAACGCCTTTTGAGAAAAACATCCCCGTGATCCTGGCATGTATCGGCATCTGGTACAACAATTTTTTCGGAGCCCAGACTGAGGCCATCCTTCCGTATGACCAGTACATGCACAGGTTCCCTGCCTATTTCCAGCAGGGCAATATGGAAAGCAACGGGAAAAGTGTCGGCAGGGACGGACATGAAATCGCACATCAGTCAGGTCCGGTTATCTGGGGAGAACCCGGAACAAACGGCCAGCATGCCTTTTACCAGCTGCTCCACCAGGGGACCAAACTGGTACCCTGCGATTTTATCGCGCCCGCGATCAGCCACAACCCGTCCGGAGACCATCACCCCACGCTGCTCTCGAATTTCTTCGCACAGACCGAGGCATTGATGAAAGGCAGATCCGAAGATGAGGTCGTCGGGGAACTCAGGCGGGCGGGGAAAAGCGAAGAGGAGATTAGGAGACTAGCTCCGTTCATGGTTTTCAAGGGGAACAGGCCTTCCAATTCGATCCTCTGCAAGAAACTCACTCCGAGGACACTCGGCAGTCTGATCGCAATGTACGAACATAAAATCTTTGTCCAGGGTGTCGTCTGGAATATCTTCAGTTTTGATCAGTGGGGGGTGGAACTCGGGAAACAGCTCGCCGCGAAAATCCTTCCCGAACTCGGAAATGATGATCCGGTGTCTTCCCACGATCCATCAACGAACGGTCTTATCAATGCATTCAAGGAAATGCGAAGAAAAGCATAA
- the tsaD gene encoding tRNA (adenosine(37)-N6)-threonylcarbamoyltransferase complex transferase subunit TsaD — protein sequence MLVLGIDTSCDDTSAAVVENGVQIVSNVISSQTEIHKKYGGIVPELASRRHIEMIWPVVDEALRQAGILFQNLSGIAVCQGPGLIGSLLVGCSFAKAVSYTKKIPLVAVNHLEGHIFSAFLDDPKPSFPFLSLMVSGGHTCLFRVEEFGRYRELGRTRDDAAGEAYDKVSKLLGLGYPGGPVIDRLASDGDPKAIDFPRAYLPESLDFSFSGLKTAVLHLVRKQGTGGVSHRLEDIAASFQASVVDVLVRKTEWAIRKERMTRLVLSGGVAANSALRKRMKEMAAERDADVFIPAVSLCTDNAAMIAAAGYHHLKSGNTAGLDLNPRAYLPL from the coding sequence ATGCTCGTCCTCGGCATCGATACGTCATGTGATGATACTTCTGCGGCAGTCGTGGAAAACGGCGTACAGATAGTCTCGAATGTGATCTCCAGCCAGACTGAAATCCATAAAAAATACGGAGGCATTGTACCCGAGCTTGCATCCCGCAGACATATCGAGATGATCTGGCCGGTGGTTGATGAGGCGCTCCGGCAGGCGGGAATTCTCTTCCAGAACCTGTCCGGTATCGCGGTCTGCCAAGGGCCGGGGCTGATCGGGTCTCTTCTTGTAGGATGCTCTTTTGCGAAGGCAGTGAGTTATACAAAGAAAATACCTCTGGTTGCGGTCAATCACCTCGAGGGACACATATTTTCTGCATTTCTTGATGATCCGAAGCCCTCGTTTCCTTTTCTCTCACTCATGGTTTCAGGCGGCCATACCTGCCTTTTCAGGGTTGAGGAATTCGGCAGGTACAGGGAGCTCGGGAGGACAAGGGACGACGCAGCAGGCGAAGCATACGACAAGGTTTCAAAACTCCTCGGGCTTGGCTATCCCGGAGGACCAGTCATCGACAGGCTTGCATCAGATGGGGACCCGAAGGCGATTGATTTCCCGAGGGCCTACCTTCCAGAATCCCTCGACTTCAGCTTCAGCGGGCTGAAGACCGCGGTGCTCCACCTGGTGAGAAAGCAGGGCACAGGGGGCGTCAGCCACAGACTGGAGGATATCGCCGCATCCTTTCAGGCGTCTGTGGTGGATGTGCTGGTACGGAAGACAGAATGGGCGATCAGGAAAGAACGCATGACAAGGCTGGTGCTCTCAGGAGGCGTAGCTGCGAACAGTGCGCTGAGGAAGAGGATGAAAGAGATGGCTGCGGAGCGGGATGCGGACGTCTTCATCCCGGCAGTATCCCTTTGCACCGACAATGCGGCGATGATCGCTGCAGCCGGGTATCATCATCTGAAATCGGGGAATACAGCCGGACTGGACCTTAATCCAAGGGCGTATCTGCCGCTCTGA